In Nonlabens agnitus, the DNA window TCTAGATACTTTTCGGAATATACTTTTTCCTCTCCTAAAGCAGAATTTCCAAATTCAATTTCATTGATTATTCCTTTATAGGATTGCCTTGACAAATCTTCTGCGCCATAAATTCCAATTACACCATTGGTTATCGATTTTTTGAATTCCGTTATTTTCCCATCTTCTATTTGTTTTTCAAATTCAGAAAACGGTATCACTATGCCACCATTAAATCCTAAATCCACAGTAAAGTTCCAAACTCTTTCATTATTTATTTTACATGCTATCGAGGGTATACCCGCATAACCAACAAATAATTTATTCTCAATTGTTTGTTTTGGTAAGTTCAATTTCAACTCATCGTCAGTTATAGTAATTTGACCTTTTTTGAAATCAATATCCCAAATGGCGTGTTGCATCAAATTAGAACCAATGAATCCAGAGATATTCATAGAAGACCAAGTTGGAACAGAGTTAAAGTCAAGGATAGCTCCAATAGTTTCAACAAATTCTATTCCTCCAATCTGGATTGTGTCTATTCTGCAATATTCTTTTAGTTGAGATTTGTTGTAAACATCGTATATGTTTTCTCTACCAATAATCTCTAAATTTAAACTTTCAGCGAATTTTTTGGATATTACATTTGATGATCCGGTATCTAAAATAAAATCGTAATCTTCATCCTTTATTTTTGCTTGTACAATTATAAATCCATTTTTTATCTCGAATGGAAAAGTTTCTTTGAAGTTTTCTTGTACTGTTTTTCCTTGTTTGAGATATTTCTCTGCTTTGTTAACGGCGCAGCTATTAATTAAAATGATAATTGCAAAACAAATAAACACTCTTACTATTTTCATTTTATCGCTTTTATAAATATCGCTTTTTACGTCTTTTCACAACATAATTTGGTATGGGATTTCGTAGCTTAAAAATCCGATAAATTTACAAACCCAAGAAAATGCTTTAGATTGCCACTCAACTTTTTAGCAGAAATTCTGAGACAACAGATAATATGTGTCGTTATGAGTTTACCTTTTGATACTTAAAAAACCAAAAAGTTTATTCCGTTAATATAATTTTACTGTTTTCAGATTTTTATATCCCAGCAAACTAGCAAAAATCTTTAATTGATATTATTAAAAAGTAAGAAGTTGCAGCTCTGTTCAATTGAACAAAGAATGAATATATTATCAATTTCATTTTGCTTTTCAACAAATTACATGTTGTTGAGAGTGTGGTTTTTGATCCATTTTGCGTTGCGTTACTTTGAATTGCCAGATTTTTCCGCTTTTTGTTTAATTAGCAGAAAAACATAGCTAATATTATTTCAAGTTGAATGCAAAACAAATTGACTAATAAAATTTTTTTAGCTAAATACTTCACTCTAAGCAAACAACCCAGTCATCTCTGCATCGATCCTGTTGATGATATCTCCTAGATCCTCAGGGTTATTGACAAAGTCGATGTTATCCACATCAATAATCAACAGATTCCCTTTGTCGTAACCATGGATCCATGCTTCATAGCGCTCGTTCAAGCGGCTTAAATAATCAATAGAGATAGAATTCTCATAATCGCGGCCACGTTTGTGGATCTGGTTCACAAGGTTTGGGATAGAACTGCGCAAATAGATCAACAAGTCTGGAGCTGCCACTAATTTTTCCATGAGGTTGAACAACCTGCTGTAGTTGTCAAAGTCACGCTGGGACAACAATCCCATAGCATGCAGGTTAGGCGCAAAAATGCTCGCATCTTCATAAATCGTACGATCCTGGATGATCTTCTTTCCACTCTCACGTATTTCCAACACCTGGCTAAAACGGCTGTTCAAGAAATACACCTGCAGGTTAAAGGACCAGCGCTCCATATCCTGATAAAAATCTTCCAGATAGGGATTTTCAAGAACGTCCTCAAATTGCGGTGTCCATTTATAGTGTTTGGCAAGTAGTTTTGTGAGTGTAGTCTTTCCTGCTCCTATGTTTCCTGCGACGGCGATGTGCATGTTTAGTTCTTCTTCTGGTTAGTCGTAAAAACGCTCAGGCGAGCGCGGCTGTAAAGATAGAGTTTTCCGTTCTTTAGGTAAAGTGATTTTGGCGGCTCTTGTGGTTCAATGTTCAGGTCGTTTTCCATAGGAGTGAACTTATAATCTGCGGTGAATTTAAAAATCTTGAAGGCATCGTCTTGTTGCACCACCAGCTGTTCAAAATCATAATCGGCAAGATGGATGTTGTCAAGTTTCAGTTCGCTGGTCTTGCTCGCATAATTGTTATAGCTGGCGACTCCTTTATCGCTTACTAGATGACAGTAGTTATAATCGGTCAACATTTGCGTGACCTGGTTTTGTATAACTGGCGAACTCACCACTAGTTTGTCATTGATATAGTCGTACAATTCCAATCGCTGCTGATCCAGGTTGTAAAGCCACAAACGACGCTCACCAGCGAGACCGGCAAAATCAAAATACCGATAAGGTTGCAATTGATTGAGTTCCACACGCTGGGTTTCATTGAGCCGATTATCCAGCAATACGATGGTTTGTGTGTCCTTATAAAATAGTAAAATCTTAAGCGGATTGATCAAATCCACACTGGTCAGGTCGCCCAACTGCACATCATAAAACTGTTGTTTTGGGACACTGGCACGGCCATCGATGGGTGATTTATAGAACACGTTGTCTTTGCCGTAGTACAGGTTTTCAAAATCATCGACACCATAGAACGCATCTGCCTGCAGGGAATATGCTGTAGTACTGGTAGATGGTATGGATTGCGCTTTCGCGAAAGCGAAAAAAAATAAACTTCCCAACAATGTGAAAACCAACTTCATATAATAGGTATCTTTGCCGCCGGTAAAGCGATGCCTTAAAAATACGACTTCCAAAAGTCGCGAGAGTCACAGTGCCTGTAAATAAGTTGTGTAAAATTATTTGCTAGGGCTTGTCAATCAAATTTTTAATAGTACATTTGCGGCCCGATTTTAGTTAGTAAAATCGCCTAAGAAATTAAAACTATTTCACAGTGAATACTTTAAGTTACAAAACCGTATCAGCTAACAGCGCTACCGTAAACAAGGAATGGGTACTGATAGATGCTGCTGATCAACCATTGGGACGCATGGCTTCCATCGCCGCAAAGTTCTTGAGAGGTAAATATAAGACCAATTATACACCGCACGTTGACTGTGGTGATAACGTGATCATTATAAATGCTGCTGGAGTACAATTAAGCGGTAACAAATGGAACGATAAGAGTTACATACGCCACACGGGTTACCCAGGTGGACAGCGTAGCCTTACCGCAAAGGAGCTTTATGATAAGGATCCCGCAAGAGTAGTAGAAAATGCCGTAAAAGGTATGTTGCCTAAAAACAAGTTAGGAGCTGCTATCTATCGCAACCTTAAAGTATATGCTGGTGCCGAGCATGAGCAAGGTGCACAACAACCTAGAACAATCAATCTTAACGAGGTAAAGTAAACCTATGGAGACAGTACACAAAATAGGTAGAAGAAAAACTGCCGTAGCAAGAGTCTACCTTACAGAAGGTAAAGGCGCTGTAACGATCAACAACAAGCCATTAGATCAATATTTCACAACTGGAATGCTTCAATACAAAGTGAAGCAGCCGTTTATGTTGACTGACGATGTGGATGGTTATGATGTTCGTGTAAACGTTTTCGGCGGTGGAATCACTGGACAGGCAGAAGCTGTACGTCTAGCGATCTCAAGAGCCCTTGTAGAAATCGATGCAGACAAGAAAACATTATTGAAAGCTGAAGGTCTTATGACTCGTGACCCAAGAATGGTAGAGCGTAAGAAATTTGGTCAAAAGAAAGCGAGAAAGAAATTCCAATTCTCCAAGCGTTAATACAACACAATCTTTATCGTCCCGCAACTGCGGGACGATACTTTTGTTCTTTATTTATTATTTTAATTTGCTGTCAACTCGATTGCCGTCGAGTGCTAGTTTAGCATCTAAATGGGTCAGGCGATTTCCTTATGGAATGACCACTAATCCATTGCTATCTGACAGAACGTAAACTATTTAAGAAATGGCAAATACTATTGAGGTCAAGGATCTACTTGACGCAGGTGTACACTTTGGACACCTAACCCGCAAATGGGATCCCAACATGGCACCATATATCTATATGGAACGCAACGGGATTCACATCATCAACCTTTACAAAACCAGTGCAAAACTGGATGAAGCTAACGCTGCATTGCGCAAGATCGCTGCATCTGGTCGCAAAATCCTTTTTGTAGCTACTAAGAAGCAAGCCAAGGACATCGTTGCAGAACATGCAAAAGATGCTGGCATGCCTTACATCACAGAAAGATGGCCTGGTGGAATGTTGACCAACTTTGTAACTATCCGTAAGGCAGTTAAGAAGATGGCTACTGTTGACCGTATGAAAAAAGATGGTCGCTATGAGACTCTTTCTAAGAAAGAGCGTCTTCAAGTAGACCGTATGCGTGCAAAATTAGAGAAGAACTTAGGTTCCATCTCTGACATGTCCCGCATGCCAGCAGCTCTATTTATCGTTGATACCGTACGTGAGCACATCGCTGTTGCAGAAGCCTTGAATCTAGGTATTCCAATTTTTGCAATGGTAGATACCAATGCAAATCCACGTGATATCGATTATGTGATCCCATCTAATGATGATGCATCCAGATCTATTGAAATCATCATCAAATCTGTTACTGATGCTGTAAAAGCTGGATTGGAAGATCGTAAGAACGAAAAAGGTGATGACGATCAACCAAAAAAGAAAGAAGGTAAAGCAGACAAAAAGGACGCTCCTA includes these proteins:
- a CDS encoding deoxynucleoside kinase yields the protein MHIAVAGNIGAGKTTLTKLLAKHYKWTPQFEDVLENPYLEDFYQDMERWSFNLQVYFLNSRFSQVLEIRESGKKIIQDRTIYEDASIFAPNLHAMGLLSQRDFDNYSRLFNLMEKLVAAPDLLIYLRSSIPNLVNQIHKRGRDYENSISIDYLSRLNERYEAWIHGYDKGNLLIIDVDNIDFVNNPEDLGDIINRIDAEMTGLFA
- the rpsB gene encoding 30S ribosomal protein S2 is translated as MANTIEVKDLLDAGVHFGHLTRKWDPNMAPYIYMERNGIHIINLYKTSAKLDEANAALRKIAASGRKILFVATKKQAKDIVAEHAKDAGMPYITERWPGGMLTNFVTIRKAVKKMATVDRMKKDGRYETLSKKERLQVDRMRAKLEKNLGSISDMSRMPAALFIVDTVREHIAVAEALNLGIPIFAMVDTNANPRDIDYVIPSNDDASRSIEIIIKSVTDAVKAGLEDRKNEKGDDDQPKKKEGKADKKDAPKKAAKKAVASEEEE
- a CDS encoding retropepsin-like aspartic protease, which encodes MKIVRVFICFAIIILINSCAVNKAEKYLKQGKTVQENFKETFPFEIKNGFIIVQAKIKDEDYDFILDTGSSNVISKKFAESLNLEIIGRENIYDVYNKSQLKEYCRIDTIQIGGIEFVETIGAILDFNSVPTWSSMNISGFIGSNLMQHAIWDIDFKKGQITITDDELKLNLPKQTIENKLFVGYAGIPSIACKINNERVWNFTVDLGFNGGIVIPFSEFEKQIEDGKITEFKKSITNGVIGIYGAEDLSRQSYKGIINEIEFGNSALGEEKVYSEKYLEHLFGLDFFKNYRTVINWDDKKIKLIESQE
- the rpsI gene encoding 30S ribosomal protein S9, yielding METVHKIGRRKTAVARVYLTEGKGAVTINNKPLDQYFTTGMLQYKVKQPFMLTDDVDGYDVRVNVFGGGITGQAEAVRLAISRALVEIDADKKTLLKAEGLMTRDPRMVERKKFGQKKARKKFQFSKR
- the rplM gene encoding 50S ribosomal protein L13, whose translation is MNTLSYKTVSANSATVNKEWVLIDAADQPLGRMASIAAKFLRGKYKTNYTPHVDCGDNVIIINAAGVQLSGNKWNDKSYIRHTGYPGGQRSLTAKELYDKDPARVVENAVKGMLPKNKLGAAIYRNLKVYAGAEHEQGAQQPRTINLNEVK